A single region of the Hyalangium ruber genome encodes:
- a CDS encoding glycoside hydrolase family 18 protein gives MSAAAKIWSLVRRPGWRILTPVITLALLVCLGYALWSPGQDVTDGRHDLGRNGMWLQHGWMGDDSWFERNNKKDRIPHFRDSARVAELAQRLREHRITDVFPHVAPAQLDGKLPPVDSVQTERFLQGMEGFRVMPWVGGVLDDDCFPKIPGWRAGFVRSIQELFQAHPRLAGVHVNIEPWPSGHPELLTLLEEIRAVLPPGKLLSVAAYPPPTRWHPYTEVHWDAAYYREVARRTDQLAVMMYDTALRVPKVYQWLMTEWTQEVLAWSGGTPVLLGLPAYEDTGVGYHHPHVENVPTGLRGIHAGLSARSLPANYQGVALYSDWVMDDAEWRHLREHFLKPASP, from the coding sequence GTGAGTGCCGCCGCGAAGATCTGGAGCCTCGTGCGCCGCCCGGGCTGGCGCATCCTGACGCCCGTCATCACGCTCGCCCTGCTCGTGTGCCTCGGCTACGCCCTCTGGTCCCCCGGGCAGGACGTCACCGATGGCCGGCATGACCTGGGGCGCAACGGCATGTGGCTGCAGCACGGCTGGATGGGGGACGACAGCTGGTTCGAGCGCAACAACAAGAAGGACCGCATCCCGCACTTCCGGGACTCGGCGCGCGTCGCGGAGCTGGCGCAGCGGCTCCGCGAGCACCGCATCACCGATGTGTTCCCCCACGTCGCTCCGGCCCAGCTCGACGGAAAGCTGCCTCCCGTCGACTCGGTGCAGACCGAGCGCTTCCTCCAGGGCATGGAGGGGTTCCGTGTAATGCCTTGGGTCGGCGGCGTGCTGGATGACGACTGCTTCCCGAAGATCCCCGGCTGGCGCGCGGGCTTCGTCCGTTCGATCCAGGAGTTGTTCCAGGCCCATCCGCGGCTGGCCGGTGTCCACGTCAACATCGAGCCCTGGCCCAGCGGTCACCCGGAGCTGCTCACGCTGCTGGAGGAGATCCGCGCCGTGCTGCCTCCGGGCAAGCTCCTGTCCGTGGCGGCCTACCCACCTCCCACGCGGTGGCACCCCTACACCGAGGTGCATTGGGACGCGGCCTACTACCGCGAGGTGGCGCGGCGCACGGATCAGCTCGCGGTGATGATGTACGACACCGCGCTGCGCGTGCCGAAGGTCTACCAGTGGCTCATGACCGAGTGGACCCAGGAGGTCCTCGCCTGGTCCGGCGGCACTCCGGTCCTCCTGGGGCTGCCCGCCTACGAGGACACGGGCGTGGGGTACCACCACCCTCACGTGGAGAACGTCCCCACGGGCCTGCGGGGGATCCACGCGGGCCTGTCCGCCCGAAGCCTGCCCGCGAACTACCAGGGCGTGGCCCTCTACTCCGACTGGGTGATGGATGACGCCGAGTGGAGGCACCTCCGCGAGCACTTCCTGAAGCCCGCGTCCCCCTGA
- a CDS encoding helix-turn-helix domain-containing protein, whose translation MPPAPGDEAWAYEVAHPDADQDMAPVVGRNLRRLRMQRGLSLERLSKASGVSRAMLGQIELGQSAPTINVLWKIARALDLPFSALISNTGGTGTRLMRAQQAKRLTSHDGRFASRALFPFDEPRRVEFYELTLRTQSEERADAHPPGTLENLIVTRGTLEMEIGAERHVLAPGDAILFEADKPHVYRNVGQDDLTMYLVMTYAEEVG comes from the coding sequence ATGCCTCCCGCCCCTGGCGACGAGGCGTGGGCGTACGAGGTGGCACACCCAGATGCCGACCAGGACATGGCACCCGTGGTGGGCCGCAACCTGAGGAGGCTGCGCATGCAGCGCGGCCTGTCGCTCGAGCGGCTGTCCAAGGCCTCGGGCGTAAGCCGGGCGATGCTCGGGCAGATCGAGCTGGGCCAGAGCGCGCCCACCATCAACGTGCTGTGGAAGATCGCCCGGGCGCTGGACCTGCCGTTCTCGGCGCTGATCAGCAACACGGGTGGCACGGGCACGCGGCTGATGCGCGCGCAGCAAGCCAAGCGGCTCACCTCGCATGACGGGCGTTTCGCCTCCCGGGCGCTCTTCCCGTTCGACGAGCCGCGGCGGGTGGAGTTCTACGAGCTGACCTTGAGGACCCAGAGCGAGGAGCGGGCCGACGCCCACCCTCCTGGCACGCTGGAGAACCTGATCGTCACCCGGGGCACGCTGGAGATGGAGATTGGCGCCGAGCGCCACGTGCTTGCCCCGGGGGACGCCATCCTCTTCGAGGCGGACAAGCCCCACGTCTACCGGAACGTGGGGCAGGACGATCTCACCATGTACCTGGTGATGACGTACGCCGAAGAGGTGGGCTGA
- a CDS encoding UdgX family uracil-DNA binding protein (This protein belongs to the uracil DNA glycosylase superfamily, members of which act in excision repair of DNA. However, it belongs more specifically to UdgX branch, whose founding member was found to bind uracil in DNA (where it does not belong), without cleaving it, appears to promote DNA repair by a pathway involving RecA, rather than base excision.) encodes MTRVGLEPDLESFRSVARALIARGEAPGQVLFEEARGRQGSLLAAEPLPDAGTGPALAVPKAFLSLAELVACHREPGRWALLYRVLWRLTHGERQLLEVESDADVYRLRSLEKAVRRDSHKMKAFVRFRRVEREGQEHFIAWHRPDHLIVRHVAPFFVERFATMRWSILTPDACVHWDLERLTYGEGVPRSEAPEGDALEALWSTYYASTFNPARLNVKAMRAEMPKKHWATLPEARLIPALVRQAPERTASMVTPELEVSEASHFLPERRDLPALASAAKSCQACPLHERATQAVFGEGPLGAPVMFVGEQPGDQEDREGRPFIGPAGQLFNEVLARVGIRREDTYVTNAVKHFGWTGDEKRRLHATPNRREVLACKAWLEAEVAAVKPRMIVCLGATAAQTFLGPGFRINRSRGQVFETPWTPWWMATFHPSALLRMPDEQAREEARAHFEADLRRVAERLRSL; translated from the coding sequence ATGACGCGCGTGGGCCTGGAGCCGGACCTCGAGTCGTTCCGGAGCGTGGCGCGGGCGCTGATCGCGCGCGGAGAGGCGCCCGGGCAGGTGCTCTTCGAGGAGGCGCGGGGCAGGCAGGGCTCGCTCCTGGCGGCGGAGCCCCTGCCGGATGCGGGCACCGGGCCCGCGTTGGCCGTGCCGAAGGCGTTCCTGTCGCTGGCGGAGCTCGTAGCGTGCCACCGGGAGCCGGGGCGGTGGGCGCTGCTCTACCGGGTGTTGTGGCGGCTCACCCACGGGGAGCGCCAACTGCTGGAGGTGGAGAGCGACGCGGACGTGTACCGGCTGAGGAGCCTGGAGAAGGCGGTGCGGAGGGATTCGCACAAGATGAAGGCCTTCGTGCGCTTCCGGCGAGTCGAGCGGGAAGGGCAGGAGCACTTCATCGCGTGGCACCGGCCCGATCACCTCATCGTCCGACATGTGGCGCCGTTCTTCGTCGAGCGCTTCGCGACGATGCGCTGGAGCATCCTCACGCCAGATGCCTGCGTGCATTGGGACCTGGAGCGTCTCACGTACGGGGAAGGCGTGCCTCGCTCGGAGGCGCCGGAGGGCGACGCGCTGGAAGCACTGTGGTCCACCTACTACGCCTCCACCTTCAACCCGGCGCGGCTCAACGTGAAGGCGATGCGCGCGGAGATGCCGAAGAAGCACTGGGCCACGTTGCCCGAGGCAAGGCTCATTCCCGCGCTGGTGCGGCAGGCGCCGGAGCGCACGGCCTCCATGGTGACTCCCGAGCTGGAGGTGTCCGAGGCCAGCCACTTCCTGCCCGAGCGCCGGGATCTGCCCGCGCTGGCGTCGGCGGCGAAGAGCTGCCAGGCGTGTCCTCTACACGAGCGCGCGACGCAGGCCGTCTTTGGAGAGGGGCCCCTGGGAGCACCGGTGATGTTCGTGGGCGAGCAGCCAGGCGATCAAGAGGACCGCGAGGGGCGACCCTTCATCGGGCCCGCGGGACAGCTCTTCAACGAGGTGCTGGCGCGGGTGGGCATCCGGCGCGAGGACACCTATGTCACCAACGCGGTGAAGCACTTCGGGTGGACCGGAGACGAGAAGCGGCGGCTGCACGCCACACCGAATCGGCGCGAGGTCCTTGCATGCAAGGCGTGGCTGGAGGCGGAGGTGGCCGCGGTGAAGCCCCGGATGATCGTCTGTCTCGGGGCAACGGCCGCCCAGACCTTCCTGGGGCCGGGTTTCCGCATCAACCGGAGCCGGGGCCAGGTCTTCGAGACACCCTGGACACCGTGGTGGATGGCGACCTTCCACCCCTCGGCGCTGTTGCGGATGCCGGATGAGCAGGCCCGCGAGGAGGCTCGGGCCCACTTCGAGGCGGACCTGCGCAGGGTGGCCGAGCGGCTTCGCTCGCTGTGA
- the aqpZ gene encoding aquaporin Z, with protein MGAPPVRLAMANPPVKVAARSRSSEAMRRYLAELVGTFVLVIGGVGAAVLAGDRIGFLGVSFAFGLSLLAMVYAIGPISGCHINPAVTVGLMLCGKIERRHVPGYLIAQCVGAIMAAGIVLLMAKGGPEGYSAVAQGLGANGFDAHSPGNYGAGTAFLAEVVLTFLLVLTVLGATDARAPVGFAGLAIGLVLTLIHLVGIPLTNTSVNPARSLGPAVFVGGWALQQLWLFIVAPLLGGGLAAAVYRTVHRPAVEIPAARAEQALESERAERVAPQRPAESP; from the coding sequence CTGGGCGCTCCGCCGGTGAGGCTGGCCATGGCGAACCCCCCTGTGAAGGTGGCTGCTCGGTCGAGGAGCAGCGAGGCGATGCGTCGGTATCTGGCCGAGCTGGTCGGGACCTTCGTCCTGGTCATCGGAGGCGTGGGCGCGGCCGTCCTGGCGGGTGATCGCATCGGCTTCCTGGGCGTCTCCTTCGCGTTCGGGCTGTCGCTGCTGGCGATGGTCTATGCCATCGGTCCCATCTCGGGCTGCCACATCAACCCCGCGGTGACGGTGGGACTGATGCTCTGCGGGAAGATCGAGCGCCGACACGTCCCCGGCTACCTCATCGCTCAGTGCGTGGGGGCAATCATGGCGGCGGGCATCGTGCTCCTGATGGCGAAGGGGGGCCCGGAGGGCTACTCGGCCGTGGCTCAGGGGCTGGGAGCCAACGGGTTCGACGCTCACTCGCCGGGCAACTACGGGGCGGGCACGGCCTTCCTGGCCGAGGTCGTCCTCACCTTCCTCCTGGTGTTGACCGTGCTGGGGGCCACGGATGCTCGGGCGCCCGTGGGCTTCGCGGGCCTGGCGATCGGCCTCGTGCTCACGCTGATCCACCTGGTGGGCATTCCCCTCACGAACACCTCGGTGAACCCCGCGCGCAGCCTGGGGCCCGCGGTCTTCGTCGGTGGCTGGGCGTTACAGCAACTCTGGCTGTTCATCGTCGCGCCGCTGCTGGGCGGAGGGCTGGCGGCGGCTGTCTACCGCACGGTCCATCGCCCGGCGGTGGAGATCCCCGCCGCTCGGGCCGAGCAGGCTCTGGAGAGCGAGCGAGCCGAGCGGGTCGCTCCTCAGCGTCCGGCCGAGAGTCCATGA
- a CDS encoding S1 family peptidase, with product MFAFLALAMLAQAPVPAPPPAIAQPPVLPQPDEPPPEGEQAPEVVPPLPVATLPPATHELFERIKRRVAQVRIIERRSGTKSSIGSAFFVSADGHAVTNYHVVSDLVFHPEDYTAELVRDGQEPVPVKLVDVDVVHDLAVVRLGQPVSDFFALLDKPPPQGTRLFAMGNPQDLGTTIVEGTYNGLVQDALYDRVHFSGAINPGMSGGPTLTGEGRVVGINVATMGNQVGFLVPVDHARALLTRALAVKAEDTGSEALLATVRTQLLDHQQRITERLLATPLPQQSLGPYRVPGRWLPFLKCWGDTPHDPETPYTVTNYQCSSEDDLYLSSQHRTGVVAYNHQHVSSTKLGALRFSALSSAFFGSDPPSVEATREDVTNFRCHSEFVRSGALTLRAGLCLRAYKKFPGLYDLVLRAATLPSAGQGVDTSFTLAGFSPENARKLARHYLEGLAWTK from the coding sequence ATGTTCGCCTTTCTCGCTCTCGCCATGCTCGCGCAGGCCCCGGTGCCTGCCCCGCCGCCGGCGATCGCCCAGCCTCCCGTGCTCCCCCAGCCCGACGAGCCCCCTCCGGAGGGCGAGCAGGCCCCGGAGGTCGTCCCTCCGCTGCCGGTGGCCACGCTGCCGCCCGCCACCCACGAGCTGTTCGAGCGCATCAAGCGCCGGGTGGCGCAGGTGCGCATCATCGAGCGCCGCTCGGGCACCAAGTCGTCCATCGGCTCGGCCTTCTTCGTGAGCGCCGACGGGCACGCCGTCACCAACTACCACGTCGTCTCCGACCTGGTGTTCCACCCGGAGGACTACACCGCCGAGCTGGTGCGCGATGGTCAGGAGCCCGTGCCGGTGAAGCTGGTGGACGTGGACGTGGTGCATGACCTCGCCGTCGTCCGCCTCGGCCAGCCGGTGTCGGACTTCTTCGCGCTGCTCGACAAACCGCCACCCCAGGGCACGCGCCTGTTCGCCATGGGCAACCCGCAGGACCTGGGCACCACCATCGTCGAGGGCACCTACAACGGCCTCGTCCAGGACGCGCTCTATGATCGGGTGCATTTCAGTGGAGCCATCAACCCGGGCATGAGCGGCGGGCCCACACTCACGGGCGAGGGCCGCGTGGTGGGCATCAATGTGGCCACCATGGGCAACCAGGTGGGCTTCCTCGTGCCGGTGGACCATGCCCGGGCGCTGCTGACGCGGGCGCTCGCGGTGAAGGCGGAGGACACCGGCTCGGAGGCGCTCCTGGCCACGGTGCGCACCCAGTTGCTGGACCACCAGCAGCGCATCACGGAGCGCCTGCTCGCCACGCCTCTTCCGCAGCAGTCGCTGGGCCCCTACCGTGTGCCCGGCCGGTGGCTGCCGTTCCTCAAGTGCTGGGGAGACACTCCGCATGATCCGGAGACGCCTTACACGGTGACCAACTACCAGTGCTCCTCGGAGGACGATCTGTACCTGTCCTCGCAACACCGCACGGGGGTGGTGGCCTACAACCACCAGCACGTCTCCTCGACGAAGCTCGGGGCCCTGCGGTTCTCGGCGCTCTCCAGCGCGTTCTTCGGCTCGGATCCGCCGAGCGTGGAGGCCACGCGCGAGGACGTGACGAACTTCCGCTGCCACTCGGAGTTCGTGCGCTCCGGAGCGCTCACGCTGAGGGCCGGGCTGTGCCTGCGCGCCTACAAGAAGTTCCCCGGGCTCTATGACCTGGTCCTGCGCGCCGCGACGCTGCCCTCGGCGGGGCAGGGCGTGGATACCAGCTTCACCCTGGCGGGCTTCTCGCCGGAGAACGCGCGGAAGCTCGCGCGCCACTACCTGGAGGGGCTCGCGTGGACGAAGTAA
- a CDS encoding aldo/keto reductase produces the protein MKYTYLGRTGLKVSRICLGCMSYGTPAWRPWVLDEEAAQPFFRKAVESGINFFDTADMYSQGVSEEVTGRALKRYARMEEVVLTSKVFFDMGEGPNMSGLSRKHIVQGCEASLRRLGVETIDLYQIHRYDPRVPLEETLAALDQLVRQGKVRYLGASSMFAWQFARALGMAERHGWARFVSMQNHYNLVYREEEREMLPLCEAEGIGVIPWSPLARGMLTGSRKSQKDRASTTRASTDAFADALYDHPSDWDVVEAVKRVSEARGTPMAEVSLAWLLSKPAVTAPIVGATKMEHLEAAIRAVEVQLTADEVKALEAPYQPHPVRGM, from the coding sequence ATGAAGTACACGTATCTGGGCCGCACGGGACTCAAGGTGTCGCGCATCTGCCTGGGGTGCATGAGCTACGGCACCCCGGCATGGCGCCCGTGGGTGCTGGACGAAGAGGCCGCGCAGCCCTTCTTCCGCAAAGCAGTCGAGAGCGGCATCAACTTCTTCGACACGGCGGACATGTACTCGCAAGGCGTGAGCGAGGAAGTCACGGGCCGAGCGCTGAAGCGCTACGCGCGGATGGAAGAGGTGGTGTTGACCAGCAAGGTCTTCTTCGACATGGGCGAGGGGCCGAACATGAGCGGCCTGTCGCGCAAGCACATCGTCCAGGGCTGCGAGGCGAGCCTGCGGCGCTTGGGCGTGGAGACGATCGATCTGTACCAGATCCACCGGTACGACCCGCGCGTCCCCCTCGAGGAGACGCTGGCGGCGCTGGACCAGCTCGTGCGCCAGGGGAAGGTCCGCTACCTCGGAGCCAGCTCCATGTTCGCGTGGCAGTTCGCGCGAGCGCTGGGCATGGCCGAGCGCCACGGCTGGGCACGCTTCGTCTCGATGCAGAACCACTACAACCTGGTGTACCGCGAGGAGGAGCGCGAGATGCTGCCCCTGTGCGAGGCGGAGGGCATCGGCGTCATCCCCTGGTCCCCGCTGGCGCGAGGCATGCTGACGGGCTCGCGCAAGTCGCAGAAGGACCGCGCCTCCACGACCCGCGCGAGCACGGACGCATTCGCGGACGCGCTCTACGACCACCCGAGCGACTGGGACGTGGTGGAGGCGGTGAAGCGGGTCTCGGAGGCGCGAGGCACTCCCATGGCGGAGGTGTCCCTGGCGTGGCTGCTGTCGAAGCCCGCGGTGACGGCGCCGATCGTGGGTGCCACGAAGATGGAGCACCTGGAGGCGGCCATCCGCGCGGTGGAGGTCCAGCTCACGGCGGACGAGGTAAAGGCGCTCGAGGCGCCCTACCAGCCCCACCCGGTCCGAGGGATGTAG
- a CDS encoding phospholipase D-like domain-containing protein — protein MHSRGSLQKSCRAALACGLFGLTVGSGCGEEPIAEAEALGTVQAGIQSASATIAGYPVWAHFTNPPAYSGRDYTIHNELRRLIDAAPAGSSIKGTIHSLSMDGVATALLNAQNRGVSVMVVIDGKNESSTDPAVVTIKQLTSRKFCQNSSGGTGCISTSADGDMHTKMFTFSATTDPNSVARSNVSWFSSANLTYASGSDAFNNAITVYGDATLMNGLNANFSDMWNRRRFSGNDYYDSASGRGYYQATAADAYASPEGVNQTDTIVTRLNDLTPDANCRLRVGMANVTGGRPGLVELVKRFKASGCAVWMVVGGDSTDGISMDQTIYNTLLDAGVAIRRKDKVHDKFFLAYGKYGSAYQYRVYTGSQNWTQDALNENEEIFVKMAPETGTTHPLYDAYYTHFNDAYNNGVTCSRSNYPCR, from the coding sequence ATGCATTCGAGAGGGAGCCTCCAGAAGTCATGCCGGGCCGCGTTGGCCTGTGGGCTGTTCGGACTGACGGTCGGGAGTGGTTGCGGCGAGGAGCCAATCGCGGAGGCCGAGGCGCTGGGGACGGTTCAGGCGGGGATCCAGTCCGCGTCCGCGACGATCGCGGGCTACCCAGTCTGGGCACACTTCACCAATCCCCCGGCGTACTCGGGCCGGGACTACACGATCCACAACGAGCTGCGGCGGCTCATCGACGCGGCGCCAGCGGGCTCGAGCATCAAGGGGACGATCCACTCGCTGAGCATGGATGGCGTGGCCACCGCGCTACTGAACGCGCAGAACCGGGGCGTCTCGGTCATGGTGGTCATCGACGGGAAGAACGAGAGCTCCACCGATCCCGCGGTGGTGACGATCAAGCAGCTCACCTCGCGTAAGTTCTGCCAGAACTCCAGCGGTGGAACCGGCTGCATCAGCACCAGCGCTGATGGTGACATGCACACGAAGATGTTCACGTTCAGCGCGACCACGGATCCGAACTCCGTGGCTCGGAGCAACGTGTCCTGGTTCAGCTCGGCGAACCTGACGTACGCCTCCGGCTCGGATGCGTTCAACAACGCGATCACCGTCTACGGGGATGCGACCCTGATGAACGGGCTGAACGCCAACTTCTCGGACATGTGGAACCGGCGGCGCTTCTCGGGCAACGACTACTACGACTCGGCCTCGGGGCGTGGGTACTACCAGGCGACGGCGGCGGACGCGTACGCCTCTCCCGAGGGAGTGAACCAGACAGACACCATCGTGACGCGGCTGAACGACCTGACGCCGGATGCCAACTGCCGGCTCCGCGTCGGCATGGCCAACGTTACTGGGGGGCGCCCTGGGCTCGTGGAGCTGGTCAAGCGCTTCAAGGCCTCCGGGTGCGCGGTGTGGATGGTGGTGGGCGGAGACTCCACGGACGGGATCAGCATGGATCAGACCATCTACAACACGCTGCTTGATGCGGGCGTGGCCATCCGGAGGAAGGACAAGGTGCATGACAAGTTCTTCCTCGCGTACGGCAAGTATGGCAGCGCGTACCAGTACCGGGTCTACACGGGCTCCCAGAACTGGACGCAGGACGCGCTGAACGAGAACGAGGAGATCTTCGTCAAGATGGCGCCGGAGACTGGCACCACGCATCCGCTCTATGACGCGTACTACACGCACTTCAACGACGCCTATAACAACGGCGTGACGTGCAGCCGGAGCAACTATCCCTGCAGGTGA
- a CDS encoding FHA domain-containing protein, with product MDEVIFLEVLEGDSLHARHRLERFPVTVGRGYFNDVILDDPKVSAAHLRIDRTEEGALVLRDVGSQNGTFRVEPWAPLAELTLAQDSRVQVGDTVLRFRGRTYEVPHTLVGEAPVGPQQRIFERPWSFVSALGAAVGFSVLSSYVTSYDKTDWGEVVFSVLLPVALALFWAGGWSVASRIARRPFHFRAHGTIGSVVLLAVIGIPGVLTVLGFSLSLGPSLAWLALLGYLGVMGWGLFWHLRYVTRWDSRRLATMVTAVVLGFGLLLQAQELLGNEDFDTALGFPRTLLPSAFRLAPAASMDSFFEETAGLQEQVDALTKEP from the coding sequence GTGGACGAAGTAATTTTCCTGGAGGTGCTGGAAGGGGACTCCCTCCACGCACGCCACCGGCTGGAGCGCTTCCCCGTCACGGTGGGGCGCGGCTACTTCAACGACGTCATCCTGGATGACCCCAAGGTGTCCGCGGCGCACCTGCGCATCGATCGCACTGAAGAGGGAGCGCTGGTGCTGCGCGACGTGGGCAGCCAGAACGGCACCTTCCGGGTGGAGCCCTGGGCCCCGCTGGCCGAGCTGACGCTGGCGCAGGACTCGCGGGTGCAGGTGGGCGACACGGTGCTGCGCTTCCGGGGGCGCACCTACGAGGTGCCGCACACGCTGGTGGGCGAGGCGCCAGTGGGGCCGCAGCAGCGCATCTTCGAGCGGCCCTGGAGCTTCGTGTCGGCGCTCGGAGCGGCCGTGGGCTTCTCGGTGCTCTCCTCGTACGTCACGAGCTACGACAAGACGGACTGGGGCGAGGTAGTGTTCTCGGTGCTGCTGCCGGTGGCGCTCGCGCTCTTCTGGGCGGGCGGCTGGTCCGTGGCGAGCCGGATCGCGCGCCGGCCGTTCCACTTCCGCGCCCATGGGACCATCGGCAGCGTGGTGCTGCTGGCCGTCATCGGCATTCCCGGCGTGCTCACGGTGCTGGGCTTCAGCCTCTCGCTGGGGCCGAGCCTCGCGTGGCTGGCGCTGCTGGGTTACCTGGGGGTGATGGGGTGGGGCCTGTTCTGGCACCTGCGCTATGTGACGCGGTGGGACTCGCGCCGTCTGGCGACGATGGTCACCGCGGTCGTGCTGGGCTTCGGCCTGCTTCTGCAGGCGCAGGAACTGCTGGGCAACGAGGACTTCGACACAGCGCTGGGCTTCCCGCGCACGCTGCTGCCCTCGGCGTTCCGCCTGGCGCCGGCCGCCTCCATGGACTCCTTCTTCGAGGAGACGGCCGGGCTCCAAGAGCAGGTGGACGCGCTCACGAAGGAGCCGTGA
- a CDS encoding putative DNA modification/repair radical SAM protein, with translation MDVRQKLQILADAAKYDASCASSGGKRKTLPGGLGSVEGTGICHSYTPDGRCVSLLKILLTNFCIYDCQYCVNRISSDTPRARFTPEEVVRLTLDFYKRNYIEGLFLSSGVLKSADYTMEQLIEVARTLREEHQFQGYIHLKAVPGASRELIDAAGKYADRLSANIELPTDGDLRRLAPEKSFATTGETMREIHARVEQSKAERQESPQAPRFAPAGQSTQMIVGATPTPDAIILDTASNLYTRYGLKRVYYSAYSPIPSSDVRLPAKSPPLVREHRLYQADWLMRFYGFSVGELAPPEQPDLPLDMDPKLAWALRRRDAFPVDVNRAPREMLLRVPGLGVRTVDRLLRIRRWHQVTLADLGRLRVSLTRVKPFIVTADHRPTVLLDSPRLAERVRPPPTQLSLFSSAVAARTGEL, from the coding sequence ATGGATGTCCGCCAGAAGCTGCAGATCCTCGCCGATGCGGCCAAGTACGACGCCTCGTGCGCGAGCAGTGGAGGGAAGCGCAAGACGCTCCCGGGAGGCCTGGGCAGTGTGGAGGGCACCGGCATCTGCCACAGCTATACGCCCGACGGGCGGTGCGTGTCGCTGCTCAAGATCCTCCTGACGAACTTCTGCATCTACGACTGCCAGTACTGCGTCAACCGCATCTCCAGCGACACGCCGCGAGCGCGCTTCACCCCCGAGGAGGTGGTGCGGCTCACGCTCGACTTCTACAAGCGCAACTACATCGAGGGGCTGTTCCTGAGCTCCGGCGTCCTCAAGAGCGCGGACTACACGATGGAGCAGCTCATCGAGGTGGCGCGCACCCTGCGTGAGGAGCACCAGTTCCAGGGCTACATCCACCTGAAGGCCGTACCCGGAGCCTCGCGCGAGCTGATCGACGCGGCGGGAAAGTACGCGGACCGCCTGAGCGCCAACATCGAGCTGCCCACGGATGGCGACCTGCGCAGGCTGGCGCCGGAGAAGAGCTTCGCCACCACGGGCGAGACGATGCGGGAGATCCACGCGCGGGTAGAGCAGTCGAAGGCCGAGCGTCAGGAGAGCCCCCAAGCGCCGCGCTTCGCGCCGGCGGGCCAGAGCACGCAGATGATCGTGGGCGCCACGCCTACTCCGGACGCGATCATCCTGGACACCGCCAGCAACCTCTACACGCGCTATGGGCTCAAGCGGGTGTACTACTCGGCCTACAGCCCCATCCCCAGCTCGGATGTGCGGTTGCCGGCGAAGTCTCCGCCGCTGGTGCGCGAGCACCGGCTGTATCAGGCCGACTGGCTGATGCGCTTCTACGGCTTCTCCGTGGGGGAGCTGGCCCCGCCCGAGCAGCCCGACTTGCCGCTGGACATGGATCCGAAGCTGGCCTGGGCGCTGCGTCGACGTGACGCGTTCCCCGTGGATGTGAACCGCGCGCCGCGCGAGATGTTGCTGCGGGTGCCAGGGCTGGGCGTGCGCACCGTGGACCGGTTGTTGCGCATCCGGCGGTGGCACCAGGTAACGCTCGCGGACCTGGGACGGCTGCGGGTGTCGCTCACCCGCGTGAAGCCGTTCATCGTGACGGCGGACCACCGGCCCACGGTGCTCCTGGACTCGCCGCGCCTGGCCGAGCGGGTACGGCCTCCTCCCACGCAGCTCTCGCTCTTCTCCAGCGCGGTGGCGGCGCGCACGGGAGAGCTATGA